Proteins from a genomic interval of Brachybacterium vulturis:
- a CDS encoding BCCT family transporter has protein sequence MSSPGTTEEREGAGEESLPAAWPAHLPRTVHLPRDQQISDSDTDEQITEKLRRQGARISKGTIAPAVFWPALIIILVFAVLTIIFPQVASDAMGGTQDWITANLGWFYMLAIGLFVVFAIGVALSPWGSIRLGRDTDEPEFGLLSWFAMLFSAGMGVGLVFYGVAEPLGYTTGNAKPGWTGEGVELSGKAMAQTFVHWGLHPWAAYAVIGLALAYAVHRRGRPVSIRWALEPLFGERVKGTLGDVIDVLAIFGTVFGIATSLGLGAQQIGAGLEVIGLVGSASNTTLMIIIVVITFLATFSVVSGVGVGIKWLSNGNLTLAGLLALTALVFGPTVFLMQNFVQSLGVYLADVFQMTLDVGAFTRSEDAQSWFAGNTLFYWGWWIAWAPFVGVFIARISKGRTVRQFVSGVLLVPTLVGMLWFSIWGGNGLYRQWFGAGDLGDITAEESMFRIFEGFPATGLLSVLGIILVAIFFITSSDSGSLVVDMLASGGHPNPPIWSRVLWALLEGLLAAALLLSGGLTSLQAGSLITALPFSIILLLMAVALVKALSLDRAVLQEHERLRRLRTVTAYVSDEFGHDHPSTEEVTVLVDDRIDYRLTRTRGLFSRQQREDAQGTEEPGDGEDTTVPRS, from the coding sequence ATGAGTTCCCCAGGAACGACCGAGGAGCGCGAGGGCGCCGGGGAAGAATCGCTCCCGGCAGCCTGGCCGGCCCACCTGCCGAGGACCGTGCACCTGCCGCGCGATCAGCAGATCTCCGACTCCGACACCGATGAGCAGATCACCGAGAAGCTCCGCCGACAGGGCGCCCGCATCAGCAAGGGCACCATCGCGCCGGCGGTGTTCTGGCCCGCGCTGATCATCATCCTGGTCTTCGCCGTGCTGACGATCATCTTCCCGCAGGTGGCCAGCGACGCGATGGGGGGCACCCAGGACTGGATCACCGCGAACCTGGGATGGTTCTACATGCTCGCGATCGGCCTCTTCGTCGTCTTCGCGATCGGCGTGGCGCTGTCCCCCTGGGGCTCCATCCGGCTGGGACGCGACACGGACGAGCCCGAGTTCGGGCTGCTGTCCTGGTTCGCGATGCTGTTCTCCGCGGGCATGGGCGTCGGCCTCGTGTTCTACGGCGTCGCCGAGCCGCTGGGCTACACCACCGGCAATGCGAAGCCCGGCTGGACCGGCGAGGGCGTGGAGCTGTCCGGCAAGGCCATGGCGCAGACCTTCGTCCACTGGGGCCTGCATCCCTGGGCCGCCTACGCGGTCATCGGCCTGGCCCTGGCCTACGCGGTGCACCGCCGGGGCCGCCCGGTCTCGATCCGCTGGGCTCTCGAGCCGCTCTTCGGCGAGCGGGTCAAGGGCACCCTCGGCGACGTCATCGACGTCCTCGCCATCTTCGGCACCGTCTTCGGCATCGCGACCTCCCTGGGCCTGGGCGCGCAGCAGATCGGGGCCGGGCTCGAGGTCATCGGCCTGGTCGGCTCCGCCTCCAACACGACCCTGATGATCATCATCGTCGTGATCACCTTCCTGGCCACCTTCTCCGTGGTCTCCGGCGTGGGCGTCGGGATCAAGTGGCTCTCCAACGGCAACCTCACCCTGGCAGGCCTGCTGGCCCTCACCGCCCTGGTGTTCGGGCCCACCGTGTTCCTGATGCAGAACTTCGTGCAGTCCCTGGGCGTCTACCTCGCGGACGTGTTCCAGATGACGCTGGACGTCGGCGCCTTCACCCGCTCCGAGGACGCGCAGTCCTGGTTCGCGGGGAACACCCTGTTCTACTGGGGCTGGTGGATCGCCTGGGCGCCCTTCGTGGGCGTGTTCATCGCCCGCATCTCCAAGGGGCGCACCGTGCGCCAGTTCGTCTCCGGCGTGCTGCTGGTCCCCACCCTCGTGGGCATGCTCTGGTTCTCGATCTGGGGCGGCAACGGCCTGTACCGCCAGTGGTTCGGAGCCGGCGACCTGGGCGACATCACCGCTGAGGAGTCGATGTTCCGCATCTTCGAGGGCTTCCCGGCCACCGGGCTGCTCTCGGTGCTGGGGATCATCCTGGTCGCGATCTTCTTCATCACCTCCTCGGACTCCGGCTCCCTGGTGGTGGACATGCTCGCCTCCGGCGGCCACCCGAACCCGCCGATCTGGTCCCGCGTGCTGTGGGCCCTGCTCGAGGGTCTGCTGGCCGCGGCGCTGCTGCTCTCCGGGGGACTGACCTCCTTGCAGGCCGGCTCCCTGATCACAGCGCTGCCGTTCAGCATCATCCTGCTGCTGATGGCCGTCGCGCTGGTCAAGGCGCTGAGCCTGGACCGGGCGGTGCTCCAGGAGCATGAGCGCCTCCGGCGCCTGCGGACGGTGACCGCGTACGTCTCCGACGAGTTCGGCCACGATCACCCCTCGACCGAGGAGGTCACCGTTCTGGTCGACGACCGGATCGACTACCGTCTCACGCGCACCCGCGGTCTCTTCAGCCGCCAGCAGCGGGAGGACGCCCAGGGCACCGAGGAACCGGGAGACGGCGAGGACACCACTGTGCCCAGGTCCTGA
- a CDS encoding uracil-xanthine permease family protein encodes MFRWTLHGDGRTLAPDAIVLPEQRLAWPLTIGIGAQHVVAMFGATFLVPLLTGFPPSTTLLFSGIGTLLFLTITRNRVPSYLGSSFAFIAPITASTAAESMGAALGGVMITGVLLALLGLLVARIGTRWIGALMPPVVMGSIVALIGFNLAPTAYENFQQSAVTATITLCAVVLCTALFKGLLGRVSVLLGVLVGYIAAVLRGEVDFTAVAAAAWVGLPEFHHPEFHLGLLPMFLPVVVVLLAENVGHVTSVGLMTGRNLDHMVGRTLASDGLATALSAGFGGSPTTTYGENIGVMSATRVYSTAAYWVAGAVAIGLSLSPKVGAAIFTIPPGVLGGVTFVLYGLIGIVGVRMWVDGRVDFSRPKNQFTAGVALVVGIADVTWTFEGITLTGIALGTVSALVIYHAMNLLGHASGTEVKAPEPTELSASDAEH; translated from the coding sequence ATGTTCCGCTGGACCCTGCACGGCGACGGCCGCACCCTCGCCCCCGACGCCATCGTCCTGCCCGAGCAGCGACTGGCCTGGCCGCTGACCATCGGGATCGGTGCCCAGCACGTGGTCGCCATGTTCGGCGCCACCTTCCTGGTGCCGCTGCTGACCGGCTTCCCGCCCTCGACCACCCTGCTGTTCTCGGGCATCGGCACCCTGCTGTTCCTGACCATCACCCGGAACAGGGTGCCCAGCTACCTGGGCTCCTCCTTCGCCTTCATCGCCCCCATCACCGCGTCCACCGCAGCGGAGTCGATGGGCGCCGCGCTCGGCGGCGTGATGATCACCGGCGTCCTGCTGGCGCTGCTGGGGCTGCTGGTCGCGAGGATCGGCACCCGGTGGATCGGCGCGCTGATGCCACCGGTGGTGATGGGCTCGATCGTGGCCCTGATCGGCTTCAACCTCGCCCCGACGGCGTACGAGAACTTCCAGCAGTCCGCGGTCACCGCGACCATCACCCTGTGCGCGGTGGTGCTGTGCACGGCCCTGTTCAAGGGGCTGCTGGGCCGGGTCTCGGTGCTGCTGGGCGTGCTCGTCGGCTATATCGCCGCGGTGCTGCGCGGCGAGGTCGACTTCACCGCGGTGGCCGCGGCCGCCTGGGTGGGGCTGCCCGAGTTCCACCACCCCGAGTTCCACCTCGGGCTGCTGCCCATGTTCCTGCCCGTGGTGGTGGTGCTGCTGGCCGAGAACGTCGGCCACGTGACCAGCGTGGGACTGATGACCGGCCGCAACCTCGACCACATGGTGGGGCGCACCCTGGCCTCCGACGGTCTGGCCACCGCGCTCTCGGCCGGCTTCGGCGGCTCGCCGACCACCACCTACGGCGAGAACATCGGCGTCATGAGCGCCACCCGCGTCTACTCCACCGCCGCGTACTGGGTGGCGGGAGCCGTCGCGATCGGGCTGTCGCTCTCCCCGAAGGTCGGCGCCGCCATCTTCACCATCCCGCCGGGTGTGCTGGGCGGGGTCACCTTCGTCCTCTACGGCCTGATCGGCATCGTCGGCGTGCGCATGTGGGTGGACGGCCGCGTCGACTTCTCCCGCCCCAAGAACCAGTTCACCGCCGGGGTCGCACTGGTGGTCGGCATCGCGGACGTCACCTGGACGTTCGAGGGCATCACCCTGACCGGGATCGCCCTGGGCACCGTCTCCGCCCTGGTGATCTACCACGCGATGAACCTGCTGGGACATGCCTCGGGCACGGAGGTGAAGGCCCCGGAGCCGACGGAGCTCAGCGCCTCGGACGCGGAGCACTGA
- a CDS encoding DUF6320 domain-containing protein: MRTCTDCDLRVEGDWERCPLCGSVLHGAEPGGQPEPSPYPAVPLRFSRRRVLRVLTLTSLGVIALSFLAQLLFRHDAESLGALRTVWLGVVATWLVVLMAVSKRRNLAKFIVYLVLAAGGMSVYWDYLTQWSAWSLTYMVPILCAASIVGLLITVRLIRMELADYVVYSGLTVLLGLTPIVFLSLGWVGVALPSVICGALSLAVVVLLLTLRGGAVRHELATRLHL; the protein is encoded by the coding sequence ATGAGGACCTGCACCGACTGCGACCTCCGGGTCGAGGGCGACTGGGAGCGCTGCCCCCTGTGCGGCAGCGTCCTGCACGGCGCGGAGCCGGGCGGGCAGCCGGAGCCGAGCCCGTACCCCGCGGTGCCGCTGCGCTTCTCCCGCCGCCGGGTGCTGCGTGTGCTGACGCTCACCTCCCTGGGCGTGATCGCGCTGTCCTTCCTCGCGCAGCTGCTGTTCCGCCACGACGCGGAGAGCCTCGGGGCGCTGCGCACCGTGTGGCTGGGGGTGGTGGCGACCTGGCTGGTGGTGCTGATGGCGGTGAGCAAACGCCGGAACCTCGCGAAGTTCATCGTCTACCTGGTGCTGGCCGCGGGCGGTATGAGCGTGTACTGGGACTACCTCACGCAGTGGTCCGCCTGGTCGCTGACCTACATGGTGCCGATCCTCTGCGCCGCCTCGATCGTCGGCCTGCTGATCACGGTGCGGCTGATCCGGATGGAGCTGGCCGACTACGTCGTCTACAGCGGGTTGACGGTGCTGCTGGGACTGACCCCGATCGTGTTCCTGTCCCTGGGATGGGTGGGGGTGGCGCTGCCCTCGGTGATCTGCGGCGCCCTCAGCCTCGCCGTGGTGGTGCTGCTGCTGACGCTGCGCGGCGGCGCGGTGCGCCACGAGCTCGCCACGCGCCTGCACCTGTAG
- a CDS encoding alcohol acetyltransferase has protein sequence MKRRHWVRLDNASNIFPAARSDVDPKVFRLGAELDHEVDPGLLQEALEESFERFPLYHAVLRRGVFWYYLQDSDLQPEVRAEAEQVCAPLYQADRRTLLFRVVHHRRRVSLEVFHALSDGTGALWFLTDLLSAYTRRRFPGEAPAGGGDAEQVRPGASERPDPPPARIGTHPGAQAAEEVHELTQDSFAHYFRGRRRRREPSSHEQDFTREAAPAVLTVEEAEDPEDAWPEEGDQDSRSSRPPRRRIHRVRGTRTPDNRTHALELSMPAAPVLALAKAEGVAPTMFLTALFFEAIRRTDESAHAGATMAASVPVNLRQFFPSTSARNFFATIRVEHTFGQGDDAPGAVARRLQEAFSAEATPEALERRLHRLIRVERWPLARIVPRPVKDLLLSLINQANNRSLTVAISNLGRVTLPAPAQAHVGRMQFHVSAVRPQFCAITHDGQLTLGFTSPFVETAHVREYARLLTGAGVEVSLAAARTTEEELAGVDP, from the coding sequence GTGAAGCGTCGCCACTGGGTGCGTCTGGACAACGCCTCGAACATCTTCCCCGCCGCGCGCAGCGACGTGGACCCCAAGGTGTTCCGGCTCGGGGCCGAGCTCGACCACGAGGTCGACCCGGGGCTGCTGCAGGAGGCTCTCGAGGAGTCCTTCGAGCGCTTCCCGCTCTACCATGCGGTGCTGCGCCGCGGCGTGTTCTGGTACTACCTCCAGGACAGCGACCTGCAGCCGGAGGTGAGGGCCGAGGCCGAGCAGGTCTGCGCCCCGCTCTACCAGGCGGATCGGCGCACCCTGCTGTTCCGGGTGGTCCACCATCGGCGGCGCGTCTCGCTCGAGGTGTTCCACGCCCTCTCCGACGGCACCGGGGCGCTGTGGTTCCTCACCGACCTGCTGAGCGCCTACACCCGTCGGCGCTTCCCCGGCGAGGCCCCGGCCGGCGGCGGCGACGCCGAGCAGGTCCGTCCGGGAGCGAGCGAGCGACCCGACCCGCCACCGGCCCGGATCGGCACCCATCCCGGCGCGCAGGCCGCGGAGGAGGTGCACGAGCTGACCCAGGACTCCTTCGCCCACTACTTCCGGGGGCGGCGCCGACGCCGCGAGCCCTCCTCGCACGAGCAGGACTTCACGCGGGAGGCCGCCCCGGCGGTGCTCACCGTCGAGGAGGCCGAGGATCCCGAGGACGCGTGGCCCGAGGAGGGTGACCAGGACTCGCGGTCCTCACGCCCGCCTCGGCGACGGATCCATCGGGTGCGCGGCACCCGCACCCCCGACAACCGCACTCATGCCCTCGAGCTGAGCATGCCGGCCGCGCCCGTGCTGGCGCTGGCGAAGGCCGAGGGCGTGGCGCCGACCATGTTCCTCACCGCCCTGTTCTTCGAGGCGATCCGCCGCACCGACGAGAGCGCGCATGCCGGCGCCACCATGGCGGCCTCGGTGCCGGTGAACCTGCGACAGTTCTTCCCCTCGACCTCCGCGCGGAACTTCTTCGCGACCATCCGGGTCGAGCACACCTTCGGCCAGGGCGACGACGCGCCCGGGGCGGTCGCCCGACGCCTGCAGGAGGCGTTCAGCGCCGAGGCGACCCCCGAGGCGCTCGAGCGGCGGCTGCATCGCCTGATCCGGGTGGAGCGCTGGCCGCTGGCCCGGATCGTGCCCCGACCGGTCAAGGACCTCCTGCTGAGCCTGATCAACCAGGCGAACAACCGTTCGCTCACGGTCGCGATCTCCAACCTGGGCCGGGTCACGCTGCCCGCCCCGGCCCAGGCGCACGTGGGACGGATGCAGTTCCACGTCTCCGCGGTGCGCCCCCAGTTCTGCGCGATCACCCACGACGGGCAGCTCACCCTCGGCTTCACCTCCCCGTTCGTGGAGACCGCCCATGTGCGGGAGTACGCACGGCTGCTCACCGGCGCCGGGGTCGAGGTCTCCCTCGCCGCCGCCCGGACCACCGAGGAGGAGCTCGCGGGGGTGGACCCATGA
- a CDS encoding alpha/beta hydrolase has product MNPLLRLALRLVSAARFDVREDYARVRRMQRQLAALPTARYRMPTWDTFSDSGDGRRVPVRVFTPRVQRREELLLFFHGGGWVTGDIESYTPACATMADLTGCRVASVDYRLAPEHPFPAGLEDCYGTARRLLEDPRRAGLTAADQIVLVGDSAGGNLAAVVSLLLREQGHRVPRRQILLYPVTHWDHDPATSPFESVRRHGEDFRLTSTEMRDYFELYVPDPELRRSRLVSPLMAPDLTGQPDTLMITAELDLLCDEGEAYAQALAGAGNRVQLRRVENALHGFIALPRFARPLKDAYEVIDAFLDGDPPGSAVS; this is encoded by the coding sequence GTGAACCCGCTGCTGCGCCTGGCGCTGCGCCTGGTCTCCGCCGCCCGCTTCGACGTGCGGGAGGACTATGCCAGGGTGCGCCGGATGCAGCGGCAGCTGGCCGCGCTGCCGACCGCCCGCTACCGGATGCCCACCTGGGACACCTTCTCGGACAGCGGGGACGGCAGGCGCGTGCCGGTGCGGGTGTTCACCCCGCGCGTGCAGCGGCGCGAGGAGCTGCTGCTGTTCTTCCACGGCGGCGGCTGGGTCACCGGCGACATCGAGAGCTACACCCCGGCCTGCGCCACCATGGCGGACCTCACCGGCTGCCGGGTGGCGTCGGTCGACTACCGGCTCGCCCCCGAGCATCCCTTCCCGGCCGGGCTCGAGGACTGCTACGGCACGGCGCGCCGGCTGCTCGAGGACCCGCGCCGTGCCGGCCTCACCGCGGCGGACCAGATCGTGCTGGTGGGCGACTCGGCCGGGGGCAACCTGGCCGCGGTCGTCTCCCTGCTGCTGCGCGAGCAGGGGCATCGCGTGCCCCGTCGGCAGATCCTGCTCTACCCCGTCACCCATTGGGACCATGACCCCGCGACCTCGCCCTTCGAGTCGGTGCGCCGCCACGGCGAGGACTTCCGGCTGACCAGCACCGAGATGCGCGACTACTTCGAGCTGTACGTCCCGGATCCGGAGCTGCGCCGCAGCCGTCTGGTCTCCCCGCTGATGGCCCCCGACCTCACCGGGCAGCCCGACACCCTGATGATCACCGCCGAGCTCGATCTGCTGTGCGACGAGGGGGAGGCCTACGCGCAGGCGCTGGCCGGGGCCGGGAACCGGGTGCAGCTGCGCCGCGTCGAGAATGCGCTGCACGGCTTCATCGCCCTGCCCCGCTTCGCCCGTCCGCTGAAGGACGCCTATGAGGTGATCGACGCCTTCCTCGACGGCGACCCGCCCGGGAGCGCCGTCTCGTGA
- a CDS encoding flavin reductase family protein codes for MAPPDPTAALDPVDQDEYRRLSDLLAVGMAVASTRQGPHDLLVTVDSYLDLSYDPPTMLIALYGMSRAAEAVEEAGHFCLTLLTAEQQALADRFGTPGAPLQGMLSGLEVTRTGDGDAILAGGLAHFAIRVEQAVDAATHRLLIGPVVQMAEGPGGAEPAVRFAGEKRTLR; via the coding sequence GTGGCCCCGCCCGATCCGACCGCCGCCCTCGACCCCGTCGACCAGGACGAGTACCGCCGTCTCAGCGATCTGCTGGCGGTGGGCATGGCCGTGGCCAGCACCCGGCAGGGGCCCCATGACCTCCTCGTCACCGTCGACTCCTACCTCGACCTCTCCTACGACCCGCCCACCATGCTCATCGCCCTGTACGGGATGTCCCGCGCGGCGGAGGCGGTGGAGGAGGCCGGGCACTTCTGCCTCACCCTGCTCACCGCCGAGCAGCAGGCGCTCGCCGACCGCTTCGGCACCCCGGGAGCACCCCTGCAGGGGATGCTCAGCGGCCTGGAGGTGACCCGCACCGGGGACGGGGACGCGATCCTGGCCGGCGGGCTCGCCCATTTCGCGATCCGGGTCGAGCAGGCGGTGGACGCCGCCACCCATCGGCTGCTCATCGGCCCGGTGGTTCAGATGGCTGAGGGGCCAGGCGGCGCGGAGCCCGCCGTGCGCTTCGCCGGGGAGAAGCGCACCCTGCGCTGA
- a CDS encoding YccF domain-containing protein: MRSLLSLILNLIWLLTAGWALFLGYLLAGVIACLLIVTIPFGIASFRIAGFVIWPFGREVVDTGRGGAGSALGNVIWFVIAGWWLALGHVGTALAQAITIIGIPLAWANLKLIPVTCFPFGKEVMDSDSARSRMLPTVR; the protein is encoded by the coding sequence ATGCGCTCCCTGCTCTCGCTGATCCTGAACCTCATCTGGCTGCTCACGGCCGGCTGGGCCCTCTTCCTGGGCTATCTGCTGGCCGGCGTGATCGCCTGCCTCCTCATCGTCACGATCCCCTTCGGCATCGCCTCCTTCCGGATCGCCGGCTTCGTGATCTGGCCCTTCGGCCGCGAGGTGGTGGACACCGGCCGCGGCGGCGCGGGCAGCGCGCTGGGCAACGTGATCTGGTTCGTGATCGCCGGCTGGTGGCTGGCGCTGGGCCATGTGGGCACCGCCCTCGCCCAGGCGATCACCATCATCGGCATCCCGCTGGCCTGGGCGAACCTCAAGCTGATCCCGGTGACCTGCTTCCCCTTCGGGAAGGAGGTCATGGACTCGGACTCGGCCCGGTCCCGGATGCTCCCGACGGTCCGCTGA
- the argS gene encoding arginine--tRNA ligase has protein sequence MPAPEIALTQRFQTAFVAAFGPEYAEADPIIRPSQFADFQCNAAMGLAKRLGRAPRDIAAEIVEAVDLADIAEAPEIAGPGFLNIRLRTDWIAAQTAELVDPSAALGVPAPERAQTVVIDYSAPNVAKEMHVGHLRTTVVGDSIVRTLEKLGHTVVRQNHIGDWGTPFGMLIEHLLEVGEDSAEADLVRTDPNAFYQAARAKFDAAESAGVAGSALEGEDFASRARRRVATLQSGDAASLRIWTHLVDLSKQYFHRIYDMLDVTLTDEHLAGESTYNDLLEAVCDDLETAGIARISDGALCVFPEGFTGRDEQPLPLIIRKSDGGYGYATTDLAAVRHRVGTLGADRIGYVVGAAQGLHFQMVFTAAREAGWLPAQVEAEHVKIGSVLGEDGKILRTRSGSSLRLMALLEEAVGTARTVIDELRPDLPEAEREQIAHDIGIGGVKYADLSTAHDSDYTFDLDRMLALTGNTAPYLQYAVARIRSISRKAAARGLTAAAAPRVDNDAERALALALLEFGPTLVSVGAEYEPHRLCAYLFSLAQAFTSFYEASPILQDADAEVQAGRLALAELTERVLVEGLDALGVHAPQQM, from the coding sequence ATGCCTGCTCCCGAGATCGCGCTGACCCAGCGCTTCCAGACCGCCTTCGTCGCCGCCTTCGGACCCGAGTACGCCGAGGCGGACCCGATCATCCGCCCCTCGCAGTTCGCGGACTTCCAGTGCAACGCCGCGATGGGCCTGGCCAAGCGCCTGGGACGCGCACCCCGTGACATCGCCGCGGAGATCGTCGAGGCGGTGGATCTCGCGGATATCGCCGAGGCCCCGGAGATCGCCGGTCCCGGCTTCCTGAACATCCGCCTGCGCACGGACTGGATCGCGGCACAGACCGCCGAGCTGGTGGACCCCTCGGCCGCCCTGGGCGTGCCGGCCCCCGAGCGGGCGCAGACCGTGGTGATCGACTACTCGGCGCCGAACGTCGCCAAGGAGATGCACGTCGGCCACCTGCGCACCACCGTGGTGGGCGATTCCATCGTGCGCACCCTGGAGAAGCTCGGCCACACCGTGGTCCGCCAGAACCACATCGGTGACTGGGGCACACCCTTCGGCATGCTCATCGAGCACCTGCTGGAGGTGGGCGAGGACAGCGCCGAGGCGGATCTGGTGCGCACCGACCCGAACGCCTTCTACCAGGCGGCGCGGGCGAAGTTCGATGCCGCCGAGTCGGCGGGGGTCGCCGGCTCCGCTCTCGAGGGCGAGGACTTCGCCTCCCGCGCCCGCCGGCGCGTGGCGACGCTGCAGTCCGGCGACGCCGCCTCGCTGCGGATCTGGACGCACCTGGTGGACCTGTCCAAGCAGTACTTCCACCGCATCTACGACATGCTCGACGTGACCCTCACCGATGAGCACCTGGCCGGGGAGTCCACCTACAACGACCTGCTCGAGGCCGTCTGCGACGACCTCGAGACCGCCGGCATCGCACGGATCTCCGACGGGGCGCTGTGCGTGTTCCCGGAGGGTTTCACCGGCCGCGACGAGCAGCCGCTGCCGCTGATCATCCGCAAGTCCGACGGCGGCTACGGCTACGCCACCACGGATCTCGCCGCGGTCCGCCACCGGGTGGGCACCCTGGGCGCGGACCGCATCGGGTACGTGGTCGGGGCGGCGCAGGGCCTGCACTTCCAGATGGTGTTCACCGCCGCACGGGAGGCCGGCTGGCTGCCCGCCCAGGTCGAGGCCGAGCATGTGAAGATCGGTTCGGTCCTCGGCGAGGACGGCAAGATCCTGCGCACCCGCTCCGGCTCCTCGCTGCGGCTGATGGCGCTGCTGGAGGAGGCCGTGGGCACCGCCCGCACCGTCATCGACGAACTGCGCCCCGACCTGCCGGAGGCCGAGCGGGAGCAGATCGCGCACGACATCGGCATCGGCGGCGTGAAGTACGCCGACCTCTCCACCGCCCACGACTCGGACTACACCTTCGACCTCGACCGGATGCTGGCGCTGACGGGGAACACCGCCCCCTATCTGCAGTACGCGGTGGCGCGGATCCGCTCGATCAGCCGGAAGGCCGCGGCCCGCGGCCTCACCGCCGCTGCGGCACCGCGGGTGGACAACGACGCCGAGCGCGCGCTGGCGCTGGCGCTGCTGGAGTTCGGGCCGACGCTGGTGAGCGTGGGTGCCGAGTACGAGCCGCATCGGCTGTGCGCCTACCTGTTCTCGCTCGCCCAGGCCTTCACCTCGTTCTACGAGGCCTCCCCGATCCTCCAGGACGCCGACGCGGAGGTGCAGGCCGGCAGGCTGGCCCTCGCAGAGCTCACCGAGCGGGTCCTGGTCGAGGGGCTCGACGCGCTCGGGGTGCACGCTCCGCAGCAGATGTGA
- a CDS encoding lysoplasmalogenase family protein yields the protein MPPIRSVHVALWAAYALAAMVNIGAVMADAEMARRLSQPLFAPLLLAVLLTAAPHRSRTTTLLIGGLLCAWAGDSLGQLLPQSAQLVTAAGFLGALIFYAAALAPLWARTRDAMRIALAIPYGAVVIGLFVACADGAGPLLVVVAAYAVALAVMAFLSAGGNGLTWSGGTLFLLSSSLLAMDWFLPGASIAFSTELVMLTYTVGHALLIAGMIRLMPRRRWTACAPGAALVIVES from the coding sequence GTGCCACCGATCCGCTCCGTCCACGTCGCGCTCTGGGCGGCGTATGCCCTCGCGGCGATGGTGAACATCGGAGCCGTGATGGCGGACGCCGAGATGGCCCGGCGTCTCTCGCAGCCGCTGTTCGCCCCGCTGCTGCTGGCGGTGCTGCTGACCGCGGCCCCGCACCGCTCACGCACCACCACGCTGCTGATCGGCGGTCTGCTGTGCGCCTGGGCGGGCGACAGCCTCGGGCAGCTGCTGCCGCAGTCCGCCCAGCTGGTGACCGCGGCCGGCTTCCTGGGCGCGCTGATCTTCTACGCGGCCGCGCTGGCTCCGCTGTGGGCCCGCACCCGTGATGCGATGCGCATCGCGCTCGCCATCCCCTACGGCGCCGTGGTGATCGGGCTGTTCGTGGCCTGCGCGGACGGTGCCGGTCCGCTGCTCGTCGTGGTCGCCGCCTATGCGGTGGCATTGGCGGTGATGGCCTTCCTCTCCGCCGGCGGGAACGGCCTGACGTGGTCCGGCGGGACGCTGTTCCTGCTGTCCAGCTCGCTGCTGGCGATGGACTGGTTCCTGCCCGGCGCGTCGATCGCCTTCAGCACCGAACTGGTGATGCTCACCTACACCGTCGGCCACGCCCTGCTCATCGCCGGGATGATCCGCCTGATGCCGCGCCGCCGCTGGACCGCCTGCGCGCCCGGCGCCGCGCTGGTGATCGTCGAGAGCTGA
- a CDS encoding alpha/beta hydrolase fold domain-containing protein — protein sequence MGRIRDAVVTGARAVRRIPIPSTVTHQALREARSPLPPGHVLKTHAIEHEMIGRTRTVWLDEHRSENGLIVFLHGGAYVSGPFSSDWAWLSRQVDALGCAGLMIDYRNAPDHQHPVGRDDVEAALGALAADGRLDGRPWALAGQHSGGGLAFVIARRLREQGDIPAPSALIAMSPWLDLELSNAGITETDQADPVHERRLLRDAARRYAGRTPLEDPDLSPLNASLEGLPPVHLSVGMRDLFLSEVRVAKLQLEENDADLHYREISGRLGLQLIPRRGEDIERLHREQAELLTSALGTTA from the coding sequence ATGGGCCGGATCCGAGACGCCGTGGTGACGGGGGCGCGCGCCGTGCGGCGCATCCCGATCCCTTCGACAGTGACCCATCAGGCGCTGCGGGAGGCCCGCAGCCCCTTGCCTCCCGGGCACGTGCTGAAGACGCACGCGATCGAGCACGAGATGATCGGCCGCACCCGCACCGTCTGGCTCGACGAGCACCGGTCCGAGAACGGTCTCATCGTCTTCCTCCACGGCGGCGCCTACGTCTCCGGCCCGTTCTCCAGCGACTGGGCATGGCTCTCCCGTCAGGTCGATGCGCTGGGCTGCGCCGGGCTGATGATCGACTACCGCAACGCCCCCGACCACCAGCACCCGGTGGGTCGGGACGACGTCGAGGCGGCGCTCGGAGCGCTCGCGGCCGACGGTCGCCTCGACGGTCGGCCCTGGGCGCTGGCCGGTCAGCACTCCGGCGGCGGTCTGGCCTTCGTCATCGCCCGCCGGCTGCGCGAGCAGGGCGACATCCCCGCCCCGTCGGCGCTGATCGCCATGTCGCCCTGGCTCGACCTCGAGCTCTCCAACGCGGGGATCACCGAGACCGATCAGGCCGATCCGGTCCACGAACGGCGCCTGCTGCGTGATGCGGCCCGTCGCTACGCCGGCCGCACGCCGCTGGAGGACCCCGATCTCTCCCCGCTCAACGCGAGCCTGGAGGGCCTGCCGCCCGTCCACCTCAGCGTGGGGATGCGGGACCTGTTCCTCTCCGAGGTGCGGGTGGCGAAGCTGCAGCTCGAGGAGAACGATGCGGATCTGCACTACCGCGAGATCAGCGGCCGGCTCGGCCTGCAGCTGATCCCCCGCAGGGGCGAGGACATCGAACGACTCCACCGGGAGCAGGCGGAGCTGCTGACCAGCGCGCTCGGGACGACGGCCTGA